Part of the Sporosarcina sp. FSL K6-2383 genome is shown below.
AACAGGCTAATAACTCCGGTATTATGGAGAAAATCTCAAAAGGGGCTACCGTTGTCGGACTCATGGTCATTGGGGCAATGAGTGCTTCCATGGTAAAACTTAATTCAGCCTTTGTATTCACCGTTGGAGATCAAAAAATTCCAATGCAAGATTATTTAGATCAAATATTCCCATTGTTATTACCACTTTTATATACTTTGGCTATGTTCTTGTTATTAAAAAAGGGCTTCAAGCCAACAACTATATTGTTCATAACAATCATATTTGGTATAGTTGGGTCCTTAATAGGAATTATATAAAAAATGATTACTGTAATCTTCTTGATTACAGTAATTTTTTTAGCGCATAAGGAGGGGGAGAGAATTTGAACTTTAGTCGTAGAGAATTACTTATCTTAAATGAATTATTTCATAAAAAAAGCTTAACCTCTACTGATTTATCCCTTGTTGTAGACACTTCAGTTAGAACCGTTAAAACAGACATTTCTAACCTGAAAGTAAAATTATCGGATTATGGAATAACCATTCATTCTAAACCGAATCAAGGCTACAAACTTAACTATGAAAATGCGGATAGTATCACTTTTTTAACGAATCAGCTGAAGTCTATGAATGTAGAAAGATTATATACTTTTAAGAAAAATAACTATGAACGGGTTTTTTACGTCCTAAGGCGGCTGTTACTGAAAGATGTTTATATTAAATTGGATGTACTCGCCAATGACATGTTTATTAGCCGATCTACTTTAAATGCAGATATGATAGAAGTAAAAAAAGTTCTAAACAAATACGAACTAAAATTAACCTCAAAAGCAAATCATGGAATAATGATTCAAGGTACAGAGATCAATAAACGGATGTGTATCGCAGAATATTATTACCATAATAACACAAAGCTAGGGTATGAAAGTAAGAACGAATCCTCTTATTTTAAAGAACATAATGATAAATATATTCAAACAATCGAATCTATACTGAGAATCGTTTGCGAGGAGTACCTGATTGTATTATCCGACTTCTCGATAAAAAACATCGCAATCCATATCTTTATTTCGATTCAAAGAAATCTTTCAGGTAATAAAATTTCGGTACCCAACACCTATTTGAAGAAAATCAGAACGAAGGAAATTTTTAAGGCGAGCGAAAATCTTTCCATGAGACTCAACGCGCTATTTGGCTGTAATTTTCAAGAGGTAGATAGTGCTTATATTTTCATGCATATTGAAAGTAAACAGCTCTTAAATGATTCGACGAGTATTACCAATGAACAACAAACGGAAGTAAAAAAGGTTTTAGAAAATATATACGCTGAAATTAAAAGTAATTTTGATATAGATATTTCGGAGGATAAGACACTTAATCAATTTTTAGCATTACACATTCCGCAGATGATAAAGCGAATTCGGAATAATATGGTCATCCGAAATCCAGTTGTACATGAAAATCTTCAAAAATATATCTTTGCCACTAAGGTAACGATATCAGCAACTGAAATTATTCAAAATCATTACGATGTACAAATCAATTTAGACGAGTTTGGTTATTTGGTACTCTATTTCAACGTTGCCTTAAGGAACCTTCAAAAGAATAAGAAAATCACAATTGGCTTAATGAGTGGTAGGGGCAGAGCGGAAACCATTATGTATATCAATGAGATTAAAGAAAACTTTTCAGATGAAAAGTATGAATTAATTAATTATGACTCTAAGGAAAAAGCAATTAGTCATTTAGATGATATTGACATATTGGTATCCTCCTACGAAGTAGAATTATCTAGAAATATATTGCAAGTAGCGATTGAAAAAGGGAATTATATTAATGAAATTAGAGAGTACACCAATAAAACAGATCTTTATAAACTCAATATAGAAAACTATTTCCAACCGCAATTTTCAGACTTCTATTTAGAGGGAAAAGATAAAGAGAGCGTTTTGAGTAATTTAGTAAAAAAACTGCAATCTCTAGATATTATAAAATCAGAAGTTCAAATGGATATGCCATTTGTTGCCCATGA
Proteins encoded:
- a CDS encoding BglG family transcription antiterminator, which produces MNFSRRELLILNELFHKKSLTSTDLSLVVDTSVRTVKTDISNLKVKLSDYGITIHSKPNQGYKLNYENADSITFLTNQLKSMNVERLYTFKKNNYERVFYVLRRLLLKDVYIKLDVLANDMFISRSTLNADMIEVKKVLNKYELKLTSKANHGIMIQGTEINKRMCIAEYYYHNNTKLGYESKNESSYFKEHNDKYIQTIESILRIVCEEYLIVLSDFSIKNIAIHIFISIQRNLSGNKISVPNTYLKKIRTKEIFKASENLSMRLNALFGCNFQEVDSAYIFMHIESKQLLNDSTSITNEQQTEVKKVLENIYAEIKSNFDIDISEDKTLNQFLALHIPQMIKRIRNNMVIRNPVVHENLQKYIFATKVTISATEIIQNHYDVQINLDEFGYLVLYFNVALRNLQKNKKITIGLMSGRGRAETIMYINEIKENFSDEKYELINYDSKEKAISHLDDIDILVSSYEVELSRNILQVAIEKGNYINEIREYTNKTDLYKLNIENYFQPQFSDFYLEGKDKESVLSNLVKKLQSLDIIKSEVQMDMPFVAHEIGNNIVHLQDLYKICRKSFCFIAVLENPIIWDKDIIRVLFIIKTKRDGDHNLSILCDMFSKWTSNKENVNRLIQNKDYDLFLQSIQDY